One window from the genome of Sporichthyaceae bacterium encodes:
- a CDS encoding DNA topoisomerase IV subunit B, with protein sequence MTTLAPARTSSTTGNDTVETSGSAYTARHLLVLEGLEAVRKRPGMYVGSTDSRGLMHCVWEIIDNAVDEALGDFCASIDVILHADGSVEVRDDGRGIPVDTEPRTGLSGVEVVMTKLHAGGKFGGGSYAATGGLHGVGASVVNALSARLDVEVDREGATHRISFQRGTAGSFAGEGPKAKFTAGSGLTKVRRVAKRVTGTRIRFWPDRQIFLAEAALSLPDLQARARQTAFLVPGLTIRISDARGRGEPVEETYCFTGGITEFCGFLAPDTPLMDTLRVAGAETFTESVPVLDEAGHMTVTEVERELGVDIALRWGTGYDSTVRSFVNIIATPKGGTHVAGFERALVKTFGDVARAAKLLKTGDEALIKEDVLEGLTAIVTVRLAEPQFEGQTKEVLGTPNASRIVQRVVDRELRAFLTSTRRTDKQVAKTVLEKVVAAARTRVAARQHKEHQRRKNALETSSLPAKLADCRSEDVDRSELFIVEGDSALGTAKMARNSEFQALLPIRGKILNVQKAGVGDVLKNAECASIIQVIGAGSGRTFDIEAARYGKIILMTDADVDGAHIRTLLLTLIHRYLRPLVDAGRVYAAMPPLHRIEVVNPGKKANEILYTYTDAELRSLLAGLGKKGRTWKDPQRYKGLGEMDAAQLKDTTMSPATRTLRRISPGDLAESEQVFNLLMGSDVAPRKEFIVNSAGSLDRSRIDA encoded by the coding sequence GTGACCACCCTCGCACCAGCCCGCACCTCGTCCACGACCGGGAACGACACGGTGGAGACCTCCGGATCGGCCTATACCGCCCGCCATCTGCTCGTCCTGGAGGGCCTGGAGGCCGTTCGCAAACGCCCCGGCATGTACGTCGGGTCCACCGACAGCCGTGGTCTCATGCACTGCGTGTGGGAGATCATCGACAACGCGGTCGACGAGGCGCTGGGTGATTTCTGTGCGTCGATCGACGTAATCCTGCATGCCGACGGCTCGGTCGAGGTGCGCGACGACGGCCGGGGTATTCCGGTGGACACCGAACCGCGCACCGGCCTGTCCGGTGTCGAGGTGGTGATGACCAAGCTGCATGCCGGTGGCAAGTTCGGCGGCGGGTCGTACGCGGCCACCGGGGGCCTGCACGGCGTGGGTGCCTCGGTGGTCAACGCGCTGTCCGCGCGGCTGGACGTCGAGGTGGACCGGGAGGGCGCCACGCACCGGATCAGCTTCCAGCGCGGCACGGCGGGCAGCTTCGCGGGCGAGGGACCGAAGGCGAAGTTCACCGCGGGCTCCGGCCTGACCAAGGTGCGCCGGGTGGCCAAGCGGGTGACCGGGACGCGCATCCGGTTCTGGCCGGACCGGCAGATCTTTCTGGCCGAGGCGGCGTTGTCGCTGCCCGATCTGCAGGCACGGGCGCGGCAGACCGCGTTCCTGGTGCCGGGGCTGACCATTCGGATCAGCGACGCGCGGGGTCGCGGTGAGCCGGTCGAGGAGACCTACTGCTTCACCGGCGGAATCACCGAGTTCTGCGGCTTCCTGGCCCCGGATACGCCGCTGATGGACACCCTGCGGGTGGCGGGCGCGGAGACGTTCACCGAGTCGGTGCCGGTGCTCGACGAGGCCGGACACATGACCGTGACCGAGGTGGAGCGCGAGCTCGGCGTGGACATCGCGCTGCGCTGGGGGACCGGCTACGACAGCACCGTGCGTTCGTTCGTGAACATCATTGCCACCCCCAAGGGCGGCACCCACGTGGCGGGCTTCGAGCGCGCCCTGGTGAAGACCTTCGGTGACGTGGCGCGGGCCGCCAAGCTGCTCAAGACCGGCGACGAGGCCTTGATCAAGGAAGACGTGCTGGAGGGGCTTACTGCGATTGTGACGGTGCGTCTGGCCGAACCGCAGTTCGAGGGCCAGACCAAGGAGGTCCTCGGCACCCCGAACGCCTCGCGCATCGTGCAGCGGGTGGTGGACCGGGAGTTGCGGGCGTTCCTGACCTCCACCCGGCGCACGGACAAGCAGGTCGCCAAGACGGTGCTGGAGAAGGTTGTGGCGGCCGCCCGCACCCGGGTGGCGGCCCGTCAGCACAAGGAGCACCAGCGCCGCAAGAACGCACTGGAGACCTCCTCGCTGCCCGCGAAGCTGGCCGACTGCCGCAGTGAGGACGTCGACCGCAGCGAACTGTTCATCGTCGAGGGTGACTCGGCGTTGGGCACCGCGAAGATGGCCCGCAATTCGGAGTTCCAGGCGCTGCTGCCGATCCGCGGCAAGATCCTCAACGTGCAGAAGGCCGGCGTCGGTGACGTGCTGAAGAACGCCGAGTGCGCCTCGATCATTCAGGTGATCGGGGCCGGGTCCGGGCGCACCTTCGACATCGAAGCCGCGCGCTACGGGAAGATCATCCTGATGACCGACGCCGACGTCGACGGCGCGCACATCCGGACCCTGCTGCTCACCCTGATCCACCGTTACCTGCGGCCCCTGGTGGACGCCGGGCGGGTGTACGCGGCGATGCCGCCGCTGCACCGCATCGAGGTGGTCAACCCCGGCAAGAAGGCCAACGAGATCCTCTACACCTACACCGACGCCGAACTGCGCAGCCTGCTCGCGGGCCTGGGCAAGAAGGGGCGCACCTGGAAGGACCCGCAGCGGTACAAGGGTCTGGGCGAGATGGATGCCGCGCAACTGAAGGACACCACGATGAGCCCGGCGACCCGCACGCTGCGCCGGATCAGCCCCGGTGACCTGGCTGAGTCCGAACAGGTCTTCAACCTGCTGATGGGCAGCGACGTGGCCCCGCGCAAGGAGTTCATCGTGAACTCCGCGGGCTCCCTGGACCGCTCCCGCATCGACGCCTGA
- a CDS encoding DNA topoisomerase IV subunit A, producing MATTPPPATPEERIIDTDVAEEMRGSFLEYAYSVIYSRALPDARDGLKPVHRRILYQMAEMGLRPENATVKSARVVGEVMGRLHPHGDGAIYDALVRMVQPFWMRLPTVHGQGNFGTLDDRPAAMRYTECRLAESAMEMVRSIHENTVDFAPNYDGRETEPTVLPAAFPNLLVNGATGIAVGMATNMAPHNLGEVIAAARHLITHPKADLDALMRFVPGPDLPTGGTIIGLDGIREAYENGRGSFRIRAKAHVESVTARQKAIHVTELPYGVGTEKVIERIKELVGNRKLAGIADVTDLTDDQRGLCLEIKVKNGFNPEAVLAELYRLTPLEDSFAINAVALVDGQPLTLGLKELLQVYLEHRFEVVRRRSEFQRGKAADRLHLVDGLRIALLNIDEVIQVIRTSDDTAAARTRLMDVFDLSEIQATYILDTPLRRLTRYDTLVLEREGEELRARIEELTALLESDALLRKAVSAEMKEVADKFADPRRTVLLESSGTPAAAVPLEVTDDPCWVLLSSTGLLARTAGVEPLPIDGKRAKHDVITHAVATTVRGFVGAVTSTGLMLRVGVLDLPALPTTATAPVLSGGGAVSEFCQLQKGERVIGLASLDPDGPVLALGTATGVVKRLKHDVPANKDDWEVIALKPGDRVVGVASTPADAGADLVFVTSDGQLLRFPASAVNPQGRTAAGMAGVRVAGDATAISFGAVDPAWDAVVVTVAGSSGTLDFGGGSIKVTQFGEYPAKGRGTGGVRCHRFLRGEDVLRFGWAGLTPARAAGSKGEPIVLPEPDTRRDGSGVPLDKPIAAVAGPLS from the coding sequence ATGGCCACCACCCCGCCGCCGGCAACCCCCGAAGAGCGCATCATCGACACCGACGTCGCCGAGGAGATGCGCGGCTCGTTCCTCGAGTACGCCTACTCGGTCATCTACTCCCGCGCGCTGCCCGATGCACGCGACGGTCTCAAGCCGGTGCACCGGCGCATCCTGTACCAGATGGCCGAGATGGGCCTGCGCCCCGAGAACGCCACGGTGAAGTCCGCCCGGGTGGTCGGCGAGGTGATGGGTCGACTGCACCCGCACGGCGACGGCGCGATCTACGACGCGCTGGTGCGCATGGTGCAGCCCTTCTGGATGCGGCTGCCCACCGTGCACGGGCAGGGCAACTTCGGCACGCTGGACGACCGGCCCGCGGCCATGCGCTACACGGAATGCCGGCTGGCCGAGTCGGCGATGGAGATGGTCCGCTCCATCCACGAGAACACCGTGGACTTCGCGCCCAACTACGACGGCCGCGAGACCGAACCCACGGTGCTGCCCGCCGCGTTCCCGAACCTGTTGGTGAACGGCGCAACGGGCATCGCGGTCGGCATGGCCACCAACATGGCCCCGCACAACCTCGGCGAGGTCATCGCGGCCGCGCGGCACCTGATCACGCACCCCAAGGCCGATCTGGACGCGTTGATGAGGTTCGTGCCCGGCCCGGATCTGCCCACCGGCGGCACCATCATCGGCCTGGACGGCATCCGTGAGGCGTACGAGAACGGCCGGGGCTCCTTCCGCATCCGCGCCAAGGCCCACGTGGAAAGCGTGACGGCTCGTCAGAAGGCCATCCACGTCACCGAACTGCCCTACGGCGTGGGCACCGAGAAGGTCATCGAGCGGATCAAGGAACTGGTCGGCAACCGCAAGCTGGCCGGCATCGCCGACGTCACCGACCTCACCGACGACCAGCGCGGGCTGTGCTTGGAGATCAAGGTCAAGAACGGCTTCAACCCGGAGGCGGTGCTGGCCGAGTTGTACCGGCTGACCCCGCTGGAGGACTCCTTCGCGATCAACGCGGTGGCCCTGGTCGACGGGCAACCGCTGACCCTGGGCCTGAAGGAACTGCTGCAGGTCTACCTGGAGCACCGCTTCGAGGTGGTCCGCCGGCGCTCGGAGTTCCAGCGCGGTAAGGCCGCCGACCGCCTGCACCTGGTCGACGGCCTGCGCATCGCACTGCTCAACATCGACGAGGTGATCCAGGTCATCCGGACCAGCGACGACACCGCCGCGGCGCGCACCCGGTTGATGGATGTCTTCGACCTGTCCGAGATCCAGGCCACCTACATCCTGGACACCCCGCTGCGCCGGCTGACCCGCTACGACACGCTGGTGCTGGAGCGGGAGGGTGAGGAACTGCGTGCCCGCATCGAGGAACTGACCGCGCTGCTGGAATCCGACGCCCTGCTACGCAAGGCGGTCTCCGCGGAGATGAAGGAGGTCGCCGACAAGTTCGCAGATCCGCGGCGCACCGTGCTGCTGGAGTCCTCCGGCACCCCGGCGGCCGCCGTGCCGTTGGAGGTCACCGACGACCCGTGCTGGGTGCTGTTGTCCTCCACCGGTCTGCTGGCCCGTACCGCCGGGGTGGAGCCGTTGCCCATCGACGGCAAGCGGGCCAAGCACGACGTGATCACCCATGCGGTGGCCACCACCGTGCGCGGCTTCGTCGGCGCGGTCACCTCGACCGGACTGATGCTGCGGGTCGGTGTGCTGGACCTGCCTGCACTGCCCACGACGGCAACCGCCCCGGTGCTGTCCGGCGGTGGCGCGGTCAGCGAGTTCTGCCAACTGCAGAAGGGTGAACGCGTCATCGGGCTCGCCTCGCTCGACCCCGACGGTCCGGTGTTGGCGCTCGGCACCGCCACCGGGGTGGTGAAGCGGCTCAAGCACGACGTGCCCGCAAACAAGGACGACTGGGAGGTCATCGCGCTCAAACCCGGCGATCGGGTGGTCGGCGTGGCGAGCACGCCCGCCGACGCAGGCGCGGATTTGGTCTTCGTCACCAGTGACGGGCAACTCCTGCGTTTCCCGGCCTCCGCAGTCAATCCGCAGGGGCGCACTGCCGCCGGCATGGCCGGGGTGCGGGTCGCCGGTGATGCCACCGCGATCTCATTCGGCGCGGTGGACCCCGCCTGGGACGCCGTAGTGGTCACCGTCGCGGGCAGCAGTGGCACGTTGGACTTCGGCGGCGGGTCCATCAAGGTCACCCAGTTCGGCGAGTACCCGGCCAAGGGCCGCGGCACCGGCGGCGTGCGCTGCCATCGCTTCCTGCGTGGCGAGGACGTGTTGCGCTTCGGTTGGGCGGGCCTCACCCCGGCCCGCGCCGCGGGAAGCAAGGGCGAACCGATCGTGCTGCCCGAGCCCGACACTCGCCGCGACGGCTCAGGCGTTCCACTGGACAAGCCCATCGCCGCCGTCGCCGGCCCGCTCTCGTAG